The Christensenella timonensis DNA segment CTCCATGATCGTATCGTTGTAAAGCCATGTGTCCTGCAACACCATGCCGAAATGCCGCCGCAGGTCCGCACGCGTAAAGTCCATCGCGTCATGCCCGTCGATCAGGATCCTGCCGCCGTTCAAGTCATAAAAACGCATGAGCAGCTTGATCATCGTCGTCTTGCCTGCCCCCGTCGGGCCGACGATCGCGATCTTCTGCCCGGGGTTTACCTTGGCGGAAAAATCGTTGATGATGATCTTTTCCGGCGTATAACCAAAGTGCACATCCTCAAACTCCACGTTGCCTTCCACTTTTTCGAGCTTCACAGGGTTTGCCGTGTCCGGGGATTCCTCCTCTTCGTTTAAAAACTCGAACACACGCTCTGCGGCCGCAGCCGTCTGCTGCAGGATGTTCGATATATTTGCCAGCTGCGACAGGGGCATCGTAAAGTTACGCACATACTGAACGAACGACTGGATGTTACCGACCGTGATCGTCCCGTTCGCCGCCAAATACCCGCCCAGCACGCATACCGCAACATAGCCGAGGTTGCCGATGAAACCCATGATGGGCTGCATCATACCGGACATGAAATTCGCCTTCCATGCCGCATTGTACAGCTTGCCGTTTTCTTTGTTGAACACCTCGATGCTTTCCGCTTCTCCATTATAGGCGGAGATCACGTTGTGCCCCCCGTACATTTCTTCCACGTGCCCGTTGACCGTGCCCAGGTATTCCTGCTGCTGTTTAAAAAACTTCTGCGAACGCTTGACCACCTGGAAGATCAGTAGTAGCGCAATGGGGATGATGCAGACCACGACAACCGTCATCAGGGCGCTGATCGTCAGCATCATGATCACCACGCCGATCACCATCGTCACCGACGTGATGATCTGCGATAAGCTCTGGTTTAAGGTCTGGTTGATCGTATCCACGTCGTTTGTCACGCGCGAAAGCACGTCGCCGTGGCTGTTCTTGTCAAAGTATGAAAGCGGGAGCGTATTCATCTTCTCACTGATGTCCTTGCGCAGGCGGTAAGTAACTTTCATGGAAACGCCCGTCATGATGAATCCCTGGATGTAGCTGAATAATGCGGATATTCCGTACAGCACCAACAGGGTGATCAGTATCTGGCCGATCTGCGTAAAGTCGATCCCCGTCCCGCTGCCGCTGATCTGCCCCATCACGCCTTCAAACAGTACCGTCGTCGCGTTGCCCATCAGCTTCGGCCCGATGATCGTGAAAATCGTGGAAGCGATGGCAAAGATAAATACCGTGATGACCGCGCCCTTATAATTTCCGATATATTTTAAGAGCCGGCTCATGGAACCCTTGAAGTCCTTTGCTTTCGCACCCGTCACAGGTACGTTGTGTCCGGGGCCGCCACCGCCCATCGGGCCTCTTTTACCTCCCATCGGAGGCCGTTTATTCGTCTTTTCACTCATTTGTCAGTTCCTCCTCCGAAAGCTGTGACAGCGCGATCTCGCGGTACGCCTCGCAATCCTTCATCAATTCCTTGTGCGTACCCCTGCCGACGATCCTGCCTTCGTCCAGCACGATGATCTGCTGCGCGTCCATGATCGTGCCTACCCGCTGCGCGATGATAAGCACCGTCTTATCCTGCGTCTGTTCCCGGATGGCTGCCCTCAGCGTCGCATCCGTTTTGAAGTCGAGCGCCGAAAAGCTGTCGTCAAAAATATAAATGTTGGGGTCTTTTACCAGCGCGCGGGCAATGGAAAGCCGTTGCTTCTGCCCGCCGGAGACGTTCGCGCCTCCCTGCGATATCCCGCCGTCAAAACCGCGCTTGCTCTTAGAGATAAACTCCATGGCCTGCGCCTGCTCCGCCGCTTTTTCAAGCTGCCCGTCGGTTGCGTCCTCGTCGCCCAGCCGCAGGTTGGAAGCGACCGTCCCGGAAAACAGTACCGACTTCTGCGGCACATATCCCAGCTGGTCGCGCAGGTCGTGGCGCGTGACGTCGCGCACGTCGATCCCGTCGATGGTCACGCTCCCGCTCGTCACGTCGTAAAAACGCGGGATCAGGTTTGCCACCGTGGATTTCCCCGACCCGGTCGAGCCGATGAAAGCCGTTGTCTCTCCCGGCCTGGCGACAAAATTGATATCGGTAAGCACATTTTCGTCCGCGCCCGGATAGGCAAAACACACGTCCTTGAATTCAAGCAGCCCCTTGGGGTCTGTAAACTTCTTCGGGTTTTTGGGGTCTTTGATCGCCGGATCCGTATCCAGCACGTCCGCGATACGGTTTGCCGATACGGAAGCACGCGGCAGCATGATGAACATCATCGACATCATGAGGAACGCCATAATGATCTGCATCGCGTATTGGATGAAGGCCATCATATCGCCCACCTGCATGGAAGAAGCCGCGATCTGGTTGGCGCCTACCCAGATGATGAGTACGGATATCCCGTTCATGATCAGCATCATGACGGGCATCATCAGCACCATTGCCCGGTTGACGAACAGCGATGTCTTGGTGAGGTCTTCGTTTGCTTTATCAAAACGGTCGAGCTCAAATTTCTGCGTATTGAAGGCACGAATGACCATCAGCCCTGAAAGGCTCTCGCGCATGACAAGGTTCAGCCTGTCGACCAAACCCTGTATCTTCTTGAACTTGGGCATGACGACCGCAAAGATCGAACCGATGAACCCCAGCAGCACAATGACCGCAAGCGCGATAATCCACGACATGGAAACGCTTTTATTGAGCGCCATGATGACGCCGCCCACGCCCATGATCGGCGCATAAATGACCATGCGGATCATGAGGATCAGCACCATCTGTATCTGCGTCACGTCGTTGGTGTTGCGCGTAATGAGCGACGCCGTCGAAAATTTATCAAATTCCACATTGGAGAAGTTCTCCACCTTGGTGAATGTCCGCTCCCGCAGGTCGCGCGCAACGCCCGCTCCGGTTTTTGCCGCAAGCAGCCCGACCACAACCGTGCATGCCGCGCTGCCCAGCGCCAAAAGAAGCATCAGGCCGCCGTTGCTCAGGATGTAGCTTTGCTGGATTGCCATGGTGTCCATCCCCAGTGCCGCATATTCGGCCTTGACCGCCGGGATCGCCATTTGCTGGAGCGTGCTGGCGTCCATACCGCCGAGCTTCTCGTCGAGCAGCTTGCCCAATGCCCCGTATACCTGCTGGGCGTCCGGGTACGCGTTCAGGGCGGCAAAGAAATCCGTGCCCTCCGGCTGCTGTGCATAATACATCATAAACTGCGTCACTGCCGGCGGGATCTCCGCCGTTTTTTCCGTACCGTCCTCGTTTTGCTGCTTATCCAGCGCGATTGTGTTAGAGCCGCTCTTTTCCGCCTCGATCACCTGGTTGATCGCGCTTACAGATGCGAACGGCTTTGCAAAAACCGCTCCCAGCTCAAGCTGCGTTTTCTCGTCTACCTTGTTCTCCACATAGATATTTTCATTTTCGAGCGCCGGGTATTCCTTTAAATAGGTATCATAATCCGCACTGTCTTTTGTCACGAGCGTGTAGCTTGCCTTCGCCAAGTTTTTCTGGCCGTCGTCCATAAACGCCTGTAAGGTGTTCATCGTCCCTTCGCTCACCGCCTGCGGCGCCGCGCGCTCGATGCCGCCCTGCTGTATGCCGGTATCGACGATCTTCGACATATAGTTAGGAAGCGACAGGTCGCAGTACGCCTGCCCGAACAGCAGGATGACCGCTGCCAAGATGAGCATGGCATAAGGCTTTAAATACTTCAGTATGCGCCTCATATAACTTTCTTTTTCCTTTCTTTTTGAAAAATCGAAACTTCTTGATTGGTTTATGATACTGCGGTTGCATAATATTGTCAATATGTTTTTAATAATTATTGACACGGTTGCATAAATATGATAACCTCAATGTTGAAATACTGGAAAGAGAAGTGTCGTCATGGCCGAGAGGAATACCAAAGAAAGAATCAAACAGATCGCGCTTAGCCTGTTTCGAGAAAAAGGTTTCGAGAATGTCACCATCAACGAGATCTGTAAGGCCAGCGGGGTCAACAAGCACACCTTTTATTATTACTTCAAGTCAAAAGACGATCTTTTGGACGACTATCACGAAATCTCTTATGACATCGATACCTCCTCGTTCGTAGAAATCCTCAATGCCGAAAATTTTATCGAACAATTATGGTTTTCCTATAAACCTTTTTTTGAGCGCATTAACGATTCCGGCACAGAAATTGCGCGCCAGCTCTTCATCAAGAATTTAAACCGCGATGTGGGGACGTTTCGGCTGGACGATAAACGGGATTCCATGCTTGCGCTGCAGCAGGACATTATAAAAAAGGCACAGGCCGCAGGCGAAATGCGTAACATGTCCGACCCTAAGATGCTGCTCTCGCTCATGCACCAGCTTTTGATGAGCACATCGTTTGCCTGGGTGATGTCCGGCGGCGGGTTCAGCTTTGAGGAAGCGAGCCGAGGAGAGATGGAAGTGCTGTTCGATGTAAAAGCCGAGCTGCGCAAAGCGCAGCATATCAACCTCGATGGAATCTGGCGGAATTGGGATCGCGACGGACGCCGCCGCAAGATGCGTGAAATGCACAAGCATTGCCATCCCAGGCGCGATCCGTCCGAAAAAGGAGAATGACCCATATGAAAACAACGGCAGTTTATTTCAGTCCCACCGGCGGGACGAAAAAGTATGTGGAAGAAATCGCCGGAAAACTGGACGCAGGATATGCGCATGTCGGCCTGACAGACCGGGAGACGCGGCTAAAGGAGCACTTTTTTACCAAGGACGACCTGGTCGTTTTAGGCGTGCCCGTCTATTATGGCCGTATCCCCCAAATTGACGGCGGTCTTTTGAACCATCTGCACGGCGACCACACGCCCGCCATTCTTGTTGTGAGCTACGGGAACCGCGCGTTTGACGATGCGCTGCTGGAGCTTTCAGACGTTTGTGCCAAGCAGGATTTTGATACGGTCGCCGCCTTTGCGGGACTTGCGCAGCATACCTTTTCGGAAAAAATCGCTTCCGGCCGCCCGAACGCGGACGATCTCGCGCTCGCGAGGGCGTTTGCCGCAAAATTGGATCCGCTTCCCGCTTTCCGTCCGGCCCTTCCCGGCGGGCATCCCTACCGTCCGTACGGCAGCGTGCCGTTTGCCCCCAAGGGGGATAAGTCGTGTACCGGCTGCGGCGTATGCGCAAAGATCTGTCCTGCGGGCGCGATCGACGCGGCTGCCCCCAGGAAAACGGATACGCAAAAGTGCATCCGCTGTTTTGCCTGCGTAAAACAGTGCCCGGCGCGCGCGCAAGCTTTCCAATCCCCTTTTCCGCGTCGCGGCAAAGAAGCTGGAGGACAACCTCACCAAAGCCGACCGGCAGTGTGAGGGCTTTTTGCCTTGAGTAAGCTTTCTGCCAATACTTGTTGCCGCCAGTCGTCGCGCTCCCGATAGACGTAGTTTACCGCAGTCTCGGATGGCTATTTTGATACCATCCGGTACGCCCCTAGCGGGGCTTTTTTATTTGCAGCACATCGCACGGTTTGCCCGCCAGCTCCGCCGCCGTGCCTACCGCCCCGACAAACCAGCTTTGTTCGTCAGTTACGATAACCACGGCGCGGTCTGCCGCTGCGAGGGCGCAGTCCGGCGGAAGCAAAACCTTCATTGTATTATAATGCTCGATTTCTATTTCATCATCCGTAAATAATAAGATTTTCATAAAAACCAACCTCCTTATGAATGCATAATAAATGATATTTGCATTCATTTTTCACAATCGAATGATAAATATAGTTATAATAACTATAAAATGAGTTCATATAGAAACTGTCATGAAAACGGGGAATGAAACAAAGGATGAATGAAAAACATCTTTTACAAATGCCCGCCCGGACTGCGGGCACCACTTATACATTGCGCCTGTCACGAGAGCTGCTTGATCAGCTTCACTTTGTCGCGAGCTACAATGGGCGTTCCGCCAACATGGAAATGATCCAACTGATCAAAAAACACATCGCCGAATTCGAGGCAAAGCACGGCAAAATCAACGAATAAAAAGTAAAGCGCCCGGCGCGGGCGCTTTTTTGTAACTTTTTTGTAAAATATCCTATTGACTTTTCTATACATTAGCAATACAATATCTATGGATTGATTAAATACTATCATACAGTATATTGTGTCTTGCGGGTGATCCCC contains these protein-coding regions:
- a CDS encoding ABC transporter ATP-binding protein, whose product is MSEKTNKRPPMGGKRGPMGGGGPGHNVPVTGAKAKDFKGSMSRLLKYIGNYKGAVITVFIFAIASTIFTIIGPKLMGNATTVLFEGVMGQISGSGTGIDFTQIGQILITLLVLYGISALFSYIQGFIMTGVSMKVTYRLRKDISEKMNTLPLSYFDKNSHGDVLSRVTNDVDTINQTLNQSLSQIITSVTMVIGVVIMMLTISALMTVVVVCIIPIALLLIFQVVKRSQKFFKQQQEYLGTVNGHVEEMYGGHNVISAYNGEAESIEVFNKENGKLYNAAWKANFMSGMMQPIMGFIGNLGYVAVCVLGGYLAANGTITVGNIQSFVQYVRNFTMPLSQLANISNILQQTAAAAERVFEFLNEEEESPDTANPVKLEKVEGNVEFEDVHFGYTPEKIIINDFSAKVNPGQKIAIVGPTGAGKTTMIKLLMRFYDLNGGRILIDGHDAMDFTRADLRRHFGMVLQDTWLYNDTIMENIRYGRMDATDEEVIAAAKAAYADHFIKALPHGYEMVLNEDASNISQGQKQLLTIARAILADPDMLILDEATSSVDTRTEALIQKAMDKLMEGRTSFVIAHRLSTIKDADLILVMKDGDIVEQGTHDELLKQNGFYADLYNSQFAAPAIAAS
- a CDS encoding ABC transporter ATP-binding protein, producing the protein MRRILKYLKPYAMLILAAVILLFGQAYCDLSLPNYMSKIVDTGIQQGGIERAAPQAVSEGTMNTLQAFMDDGQKNLAKASYTLVTKDSADYDTYLKEYPALENENIYVENKVDEKTQLELGAVFAKPFASVSAINQVIEAEKSGSNTIALDKQQNEDGTEKTAEIPPAVTQFMMYYAQQPEGTDFFAALNAYPDAQQVYGALGKLLDEKLGGMDASTLQQMAIPAVKAEYAALGMDTMAIQQSYILSNGGLMLLLALGSAACTVVVGLLAAKTGAGVARDLRERTFTKVENFSNVEFDKFSTASLITRNTNDVTQIQMVLILMIRMVIYAPIMGVGGVIMALNKSVSMSWIIALAVIVLLGFIGSIFAVVMPKFKKIQGLVDRLNLVMRESLSGLMVIRAFNTQKFELDRFDKANEDLTKTSLFVNRAMVLMMPVMMLIMNGISVLIIWVGANQIAASSMQVGDMMAFIQYAMQIIMAFLMMSMMFIMLPRASVSANRIADVLDTDPAIKDPKNPKKFTDPKGLLEFKDVCFAYPGADENVLTDINFVARPGETTAFIGSTGSGKSTVANLIPRFYDVTSGSVTIDGIDVRDVTRHDLRDQLGYVPQKSVLFSGTVASNLRLGDEDATDGQLEKAAEQAQAMEFISKSKRGFDGGISQGGANVSGGQKQRLSIARALVKDPNIYIFDDSFSALDFKTDATLRAAIREQTQDKTVLIIAQRVGTIMDAQQIIVLDEGRIVGRGTHKELMKDCEAYREIALSQLSEEELTNE
- a CDS encoding TetR/AcrR family transcriptional regulator produces the protein MAERNTKERIKQIALSLFREKGFENVTINEICKASGVNKHTFYYYFKSKDDLLDDYHEISYDIDTSSFVEILNAENFIEQLWFSYKPFFERINDSGTEIARQLFIKNLNRDVGTFRLDDKRDSMLALQQDIIKKAQAAGEMRNMSDPKMLLSLMHQLLMSTSFAWVMSGGGFSFEEASRGEMEVLFDVKAELRKAQHINLDGIWRNWDRDGRRRKMREMHKHCHPRRDPSEKGE
- a CDS encoding 4Fe-4S binding protein; translated protein: MKTTAVYFSPTGGTKKYVEEIAGKLDAGYAHVGLTDRETRLKEHFFTKDDLVVLGVPVYYGRIPQIDGGLLNHLHGDHTPAILVVSYGNRAFDDALLELSDVCAKQDFDTVAAFAGLAQHTFSEKIASGRPNADDLALARAFAAKLDPLPAFRPALPGGHPYRPYGSVPFAPKGDKSCTGCGVCAKICPAGAIDAAAPRKTDTQKCIRCFACVKQCPARAQAFQSPFPRRGKEAGGQPHQSRPAV
- a CDS encoding Arc family DNA-binding protein, whose protein sequence is MKQRMNEKHLLQMPARTAGTTYTLRLSRELLDQLHFVASYNGRSANMEMIQLIKKHIAEFEAKHGKINE